The region TTCTTCAAATCGCTTAACCAGATAAAGAACACCAACACGATCAGCGAGAAGCCCGCGCTGAACACCATGTACGAAAGCGACCCCGCGTGCTGGTTCATCGTCCACAAGTCCGTCGGCAACGCCGGCGCCACGAACGGCGGCTCGACCAGCCACGCGCGCCACCCACCGGAGACGTTGCCGAGCATCGCATTGTGCACGGCGTTCATGCACGACAACCCATACCCCGCCACCATGAGGACAATGGCCCACACCGTGAACGGCCGCATCGCCCCACGCGAACCGCGCGCATGCAGCGTGTCGTGCGCGAGCGACCCGGCGAGCAGCGGCACGGTCCACGTCAGGAACCCCAGCGGCCCCCCGTCGATCGTTCCGTCGGCGTGTTCGTTCCAGTTGTAGTACCAGACTTGCGAAAGCAGCAGGTGCCCCAGGCCCGACGCCGCGAGATACACCACGCGCACGGAGGGTTTCGCCCCGATCACCGGCAACACCCAAAGCGACGCAAACGCGATATGGATTAGGGTCTGAATCACGGACCACTTCAAATGCTGCGTGATATACCCCCATACCCCGGCGGTGACAATCGCATTCCAACTCATCCCGTCGTCCGCGATGCCGTAGAACGCTATCCCGAGAAGAATCAATCCGAGATTGCGCTTAATCGCGTGCCGTATCGCCGCGCCGTACCCGTCCTTTTCCACACGGCGCAAAAACGTCAGCCGGAACGACACGCCCACCGCAAAGAAGAATTGCGGCATGATCGTGTCTGCATAGCTGCAATACGTGTTGTGATGGCAGAGCAACGCCGCATGCTGCCTGATCGCGTCGTACCCGCCCAGAAAGTTGACCAGAAACATCCCGGCCACCGTATAGCCGCGAAACTGGTCGAGCGACGCAAGACGGGACGGTTGAGCGGTGCCCGCGGCCATGATCTCCCCTGATGTGACACTCGCCGCGCCGCACAATGCCCGCGGCGCGGCACAAATTCTCACGAGTGTATCCACCAACCACGCCCCGCGCAACCATCCTTTCGTGCTTCGTGAGGTGTCCTCCGAAGCCGATCGGGCGAAGGAGGATCGTATTCGTAATCGACCTACTCGAACTTCGCCCCGCCATCGGGACTGTCCCGGGCCATGCGACGAAGGAGCATCGCCG is a window of Candidatus Hydrogenedentota bacterium DNA encoding:
- a CDS encoding DUF1624 domain-containing protein, translated to MRICAAPRALCGAASVTSGEIMAAGTAQPSRLASLDQFRGYTVAGMFLVNFLGGYDAIRQHAALLCHHNTYCSYADTIMPQFFFAVGVSFRLTFLRRVEKDGYGAAIRHAIKRNLGLILLGIAFYGIADDGMSWNAIVTAGVWGYITQHLKWSVIQTLIHIAFASLWVLPVIGAKPSVRVVYLAASGLGHLLLSQVWYYNWNEHADGTIDGGPLGFLTWTVPLLAGSLAHDTLHARGSRGAMRPFTVWAIVLMVAGYGLSCMNAVHNAMLGNVSGGWRAWLVEPPFVAPALPTDLWTMNQHAGSLSYMVFSAGFSLIVLVFFIWLSDLKNVQVGMFRTFGVNALAGYIIHGMTSATIRPLVPDDAPLYMAVLNFLLFYWVTWLFLRHLEKHKLFLRL